The following proteins come from a genomic window of Panthera leo isolate Ple1 chromosome E2, P.leo_Ple1_pat1.1, whole genome shotgun sequence:
- the SELENOW gene encoding selenoprotein W isoform X2 — MECRGAUGYKSKYLQLKKKLEDEFPGCLDICGEGTPQATGFFEVMVGGKLVHSKKRGDGYVDTESKFLKLVAAIKAALAQG; from the exons TGGTGCTTGAGGCTACAAGTCCAAG TATCTTCAGCTCAAGAAGAAGTTAGAAGATGAGTTCCCCGGATGTCTGGACATC TGCGGCGAGGGGACTCCCCAGGCCACCGGCTTCTTTGAAGTGATGGTAGGGGGGAAGTTGGTTCACTCCAAGAAG AGAGGCGATGGTTACGTGGACACAGAGAGCAAGTTTCTGAAGCTGGTGGCCGCCATCAAAGCCGCCTTGGCTCAGGGCTAA